The following DNA comes from Verrucomicrobiales bacterium.
ACCTGCACCCGACCGTGGACCCGCAAAGACTTCCAAGCCGTTCCGCGGTTGCGCCGCCCCTACATAATCGTAAAGGAAGGCTGGCTGATTGCCTCCGCCTCCCCCGAAGTTGATCAGATAGTCATTGCGCAACGTGGTCAGCGAGCCCTGGACCTGAACCCAAAACTCTACCATCCAAGGAGCGTTCAGTGATGCTGAGGAGGCGTTCAAATCCTGCGCCACAAAGTAGCTCGAGCCGTTGAAATTCGCCGCGCTACCCAAATCGAGCCCACTTCCCATCTCAGCATGGCTCACGCGATCCGCGCCCACGGAGATCAGGTCGTTGTCCACCAAACGATCGACCGACGGCTTGATCTGCTGCAGGGCATTGCCGTCGGCCTCATCGAAATTCCAATACAACAAGGGCGCATCCGCCTGAACAACTGCCCCATAATTCCCTGCTGGATTTGATGCGGCGGCGAAGTGGGTCGCGGCTAACGTTGTCGCCCTAGCCTCAACGGCAGCCTCGGTGGTCGACGAAGCGAAGTCGTAGATGGCCACCTCGTCCATCCGACCGGTAAATGCGTCAGCAACCACCGGCGACGAGCCCACAATGAACTGGCTGGAGAGGTTCAAGCTTTGACGGTACGTGTTGCGAAACGACTGATGGTCGCTCACGCCATCGACATACATCTCGAGCCGGTCGGAAACCCCATTGGTTTCGGTACCGTAAAAGACGACCAGGATGTGGTGCCAGCCCTCGTCGTTCACGGTGGACCCGGGAAGGGAGCGCCCCGCGTTGGCTCCGCAGCATTGGAAAAGCTCAAACTGCTCCGAGGCCCCATTTCCGACGTAGTCATAGATGAGGGCGGGCTCGTTGCCTCCGCTCTCTCCCATGCTGAGGACATACTCGTTCCGCAGGATGCCCTCGTTCTCGCCGAGGACTTGGATCCAGAACTCAATCGCATAGGGGGGCGGCAGCGAGTTGGTCGGAATGTTAAGATCGGCAGCACGCATGTAGGAAGCTCCATCCAACTCAATCGCATTCCCCAGCTTGAGTCCGCTGCTAATCAGATCGTGCCCCACTCGCGTCACATTCCCCCGCGGGATCAGATCGTTCTCCTCACCCGTGGTTTGACTGCCAGCCCCCCGGCCCGTTTGTTCCAAGGCCGGACCTTCCGCCTCGTCGAAGGTCCAATACACAAAGGGCCCATCCGCTTTGACGACATCCGCATAGGCGGCACCTCCCGCCGAGGCGGCGGTGAAGTGAGACGCAATTTGTTCGGCTTTGGAGGTGACCTCGGATTCATCGGTGAGGGATTCCAGATGATAAATCGCCAGCTCATCGATACGGCCTTCGAAGCTATCACCGCCAGCAAACTGCGGAGCGGAAGATCCCACCACAAACCGGCTGTCGACCGTCAGAGAAGCGCTGAAGCCACCACGAATTCCGCCGGCTGCCAAGGATCCGTCCACATAAATGTCCGCCCGGTCGGCGACTCCCGTGAGGCCGTCGCCATAATAGACGATCACGACATGATGCCAGAGCTCATCCGCTAGCTCGGGTCCCACATCCGTTCGCGGCCCCGCGAAGAGTTCCAGGCCGTTGTCAGGTGTGGCACTGCCCACATAGTCATACAGCACAGCGGGTTGATTCCCCGGTCCTCCCCCGAAATTGAGCAAGTAGTCATTTCTCCGACCCTCGTTGGCTCCCAGGACCTGGATCCAGAACTCGATGATATACGGTCCCGCCAGGAGGTTGGTTCCCGTCTGCAGAGAGCTTGCCATGAAGTAAGCGCTGCCGTTCAACCCCGCGGCATTTCCCAGCTTCAACCCGGAGCCGAGAATGTCGTGACTGACCCGCTCGGCACCGAACGGGACGAGATCGTTCGAGGTGAAGACGGTTGGAGGGGCAGTGTCGATCTGTTGCAGCGCGGGAGTGGTGGAAGCCTCGTCAAAGTTCCAATACAGGACCGGCTGATCCTGCTTGATCAGGTCGGAATAACGTGTGGCCGCCGGCAGCGCCGCGGCGAATGCCCACAGTAGCAGAGCTACCAGGGAGAGAGGTTGGGTGGTGAGAGTCGTTGGTTTCATAAGGTGAATACTCTGAAAGATGGTCCGCAAATTATGATACCCACGAAACGATCTCAAGTGACGCATCTGCGTCATGCGGGCCGCCTTTACTTATGCGCGAAGGCCTCTAGTCTTAGCCAAGACTTGTGTTATGCGAACCCTGCGTTGCATCCTCTGCGCTATCGTCTCACGCTTTTCGCTCCGCTTTCCAGATTCCCAGTCAACCTGTCTCGCCCTGCTCGGGATCTTCGCACTTTTGCCCCTTCCATCCCCCGCGCAGGACATAGTGATCAGCGAAGTCATGGCGGAGAACCGGCACGGCCTCATCGATGGATCAGGTCTCAGACAGGATTGGCTGGAGCTGGAAAATCGGTCGGGTACCGATTTGAACCTGACCGGCTGGCATTTGACCGACGACCCTCGACAGTTGGACAAATGGACCTTTCCGCCTCGCACGCTGCGGGCCAAGGAGCGGCTCGTTGTCTTTGCATCGGGCCGGAACCAGACGGACGCAGCCGGACATTTACACACCAACTTTCGCCTGAGCAGCTCCGGCGAATACCTCGCCCTGACACGGCCCGATCGCAGCATCGCGAGCGAGTTTAGCCCCAGTTTTCCGGAGCAGTTGCCGGATGTTGCATTCGGGCTCGGCCCGACTGTCTCCACTCGAACCGTGGTATCCGCTGGCTCGTCGGCCCTGGCACTCGTGCACGCCCAAGGCGTCCTACCCCCGGATTGGACACAACCAAACTACGATGCCTCCGCCTGGAATGCCAACCTGGCCCGCGCCGGCAGCGGACAGATCGTCATCAGCGAACTGGCGTTGGATTCGCCTCGCTTCGTGGAGATCCAGAATGTCTCAGCCGCATCGGTAAACTTGGAAGGATGGCGCCTGATCATCAACGAGTCCGCCACGGGAGATATCGACGAAGTCTCTACGTCCCGCTGGATTCTCTCGGGTGTCTTGGCTCCGGGCGGTACGGACTATCGCGGCGACTTTCCTGTCCCGCGAGCCTGGGGCGCTCCGCTGGGATGGTCCTCGGAGGGTCCGGGCTGGGTCATGCTCCTAGGCCCGGAGCATCAGGTAGTGGATTTTGTGAGCTGGGGATACTCGACAGCACAGCTCCAGGCGTTCGGGATTCTCATCGAAGGACAGCCGATTGGGGGAGGACGTCTGGTGGACTCATTCGACTACCGCGACAGCGCCGGGCTGACGTCGGTTTGGACGGGCCCAGTCCTGGGCGGGCTCCGGGCCACCAACATCACCTTCGGAATCACCGAAGGCGAACTCCAAATCCGGGATATTAGGGACGCATCGGCTTCGAGCGGCACGGCAATGACGGTCTTCACACGAATGCTTCCCACGCCTCTCACCGGGGACTTCAGAGCGACCTTGTCGTTCAGCTGGGATTGCCCCGATCCAGGGTTCTTGGGTGGGCTCTTTCTAGAAGCCTGGCGCACCGGAGGCATTCTCGCGTCGGGCGGTTGGCAGGATGACAACGCCGCCGGTCCGGCCGGATTTGGTTTTCGCTATGGTCAAATTGGGGGGCGCAGCACGTTTGTCTCCGCCACCGGTTCTTCCGATCCCAACCTGAGCCCCGAAACCATGACGGGAGCCCAGGCCTCGAGCCATCGAGGAAACACTCTCGCGAGCAGCGGAGCCCTGTCGATCCTGACTGCAAGCGCCACCCCGGCCAAAGGCAGTGCCATTCTCGAGCTTTCCCGAAGGGGCCGGATTTCCCGAGTTCGTTGGATGGAGCCGGACCGTGTCTGGGACCTGGTGGAACTCCAAAACTCGAATACCAATCCCCTCACCTCCCTCCGAATAGCAGCCAATCACTGGCGCTATCAAGGCGCTCCTTTCCCAGTCCTCTCGATCGATGAGGTCATTGTGGAATCGGACGCGCGCGGAGCCAGCGTGCCGTGGAAGGGCCCGTCGCTCGCTCACTCCTTGGCCAATTCAGGGTTGAGCTGGCAACGAGTGGGTGATCGCGACCAAGACGGCGCCGAGGATTTCGTCGCTCAGGTTCGCAGCCCTGGCTCGCTCAATCAGAACCTTCAATCCAAGTTCGCAGTTCCACCGGTCCGCCTCCCCTTGGGATACGACCGGAGCCTGGGCGGCGCGCCTGCACCCGGCACTGATGTCGAACCAGCCCTGTGGAATCGCAATGCTTCACTGCTGGTGCGCATCCCTTTTGAAGTGACCGAGGACGGTATGCTCGCCTCGCTCCTCAAGGTGACCCACGATGCCGGATTCGTGGCCTATATCAACGGCCGCGAGATGGCGCGTCAAAATGCCCCAGACTTACTGAATTGGAACTCCACCGCCAGCGGCCCGGCGGAGATGTCCCGCGGACTTCTTTCGTTTGAGTCGGACCTCTTTGGCCAACAGCTGGCTCTGCCCAAAGGGACGAATGTTCTCGCCATTCATGTTTTGAACGAGACCGCTCGCGATAGCACTCTCTGGATCTCGGCCGAACTGGAAGTGGCTCGGCCTACCGGAGGTGCAAGCGCGCTCCGATACCTGCCCTACCCCACCCCGGGTAGTCCCAACTCGGTCGGGTCACCCGGTGTGTCCGCTGAACCTTCGACCTCGATTCCGAGCGGCGCCTACCAGGATCCCCTGAGCGTCGCCCTCTCCATACCGGCTGACGGTGAGATCCGCTACACGCTCGATGGATCCGCCCCAACCCCGCGCTCTGCTCTGTACCGTCAACCACTCCTCATCACCGACACCACGCTGCTTCGGGCACGCACCTTTACGCCCGGATTGCTTCCCAGCCGGGGAATCGAACGTACGTATGTCTTTGTCGATTCCTCCATGGATTCACGGGAATCGAATGTGCCCTTGCTTCTCCTCTCGACCGGTGGCCGTCAGATTGCCGGCACCGCAGATGCCCAGCTCACTCGTATCCATGCGGTAGGCATCGACGTGCAGGGAACCAACCGCGCCACCTGGCGCAGCTCTCCCGATTTCATCGGCCGTGCTGGACTGCGCGTCCGGGGGTCGAGCTCCGCCAACTGGCCCAAGCAAAGTTACGCCTTCGAGACCCAAAACGCCGATGGAGAGGATGAATCCGTGGCGCTCTTCGGCCTGCCGGCGGATAGCGACTGGGTGCTCCACGCCTCTTACCTGGACCGCACCCTGCTCCGGGATTCACTTGCCTATGAACTCAGCCGGCAAATCGGACGCTATGCGGCCCGCACACGCCCCGTTGAAGTGTATCTCAACACCAACGGAAGGAAGGTTTCTGCGGCCGACTACCTGGGCGTCTACCTCCTAGTGGAGAGGATCAAGCGCAGCGAGGAGCGCATCCCTCTCCAGGAACTAGGCCCCCTCGACAATCAGGAACCCGAAGTGACCGGTGGCTATCTGGTGAAGAAGGATCGTCTGGATCCCGGGGACAATGGATTCCTCACACTCAGGGCCGACCGACTGGGCTTTGTCGATCCGGAAGAGAGCGCGCTGTCGGGAGCTCAACGAGCGTGGATCAGCAACTATTTCCGACAGTTTGAGACGGTCTTGTACTCCGCCGCCTACACCAACGCCGAAACCGGCTATGCCCAGTTCATCGATGTCGATGCTTGGATCGACCATCACCTCTTGATCGAAATGACGTTCAACATCGACGGGTTCTACCTCAGCACGCACCTCCAAAAGGAAAGGGGAGGCAAGCTGGTGATCGGGCCAGTTTGGGATTTCGATCGCTCGATGGGCAACACCACGCAAATCGGTGCGGACAAGCCGACTGGCTGGTATGTAGATGCCTTGAACGGATTCTTTGGTGTGGGCTCGACATTCTATCCCTGGTGGCCGCGTCTTTTCCAAGACCCCGCCTTCAAACAACGCTCGATCGACCGCTGGCAACAATTGCGCCACGGGCCCTTTGCCGACACCAACATCATCGCTTGGATCGATCGGCTGGCCCAGGAGCGCCTCGAGGCTCAAGAGCGAAACTTTGCGAAATGGCCGGTGCTAGCCCAGCCACTCGATGTCAGCCCGTTGGGCTTTCCAACCTATGCCCAACATGTCGCGCACCTCAAAAGTTGGATGGCCGCCCGGTTGGCTTGGATCGACAGCCAGTTTCTGCCCCTACCCCGGTTCGGCGCTGCCCGCCCTGATCCGGAGGGACGGATCACCGTTCGTCTCGATGTTCCAAATCTTCCCAGCCTGGACTCTTCCCTCCAGCTCTACTACACCACCAATGGCCTGGATCCACGATCTCCTGCCGGTGGCATCGAAGTCTCAGCGGTGGCCGCCCCCGCTCCGCCGTCAACGCCCGTGGTGCTGCCAGAGGCGCCACTGCGTTTTCTCATACCGACGACGACCAACGGCGGCAGCCTGCTTGGAACCAATTGGGTATGGCCTGGCTTTGACGATCAGAATTGGACGTCCGGAACGACCGGGGCGGGATACGATCGTCTGGGCGTCTTCACACCCTTGATCCGAACCGATCTCAATGCCCAAATGTTCGGCGTCAATCGGAGCGCCTTCCTTCGCATCCCCTTTTCGGTTCCGTCTCCGATTCCCGCCGGACAGCTGTTCCTGCGGATGAAATACGATGACGGTTACGTTGCTTTTCTTAACGGTGGGAGAGTCTCGCTGCGATCCGCGCCCGCCACGGTAAATTGGAATTCCGGTGCCTCAGCGAATCGGCCGAAATCAGCTGCTACCGTGTATGAGGACACCAACCTGGGCTCCGCCGAAAGTTGGCTGCGCCCGGGCGAAAACCTCCTGGCCGTTCAAGGCCTGAACGACGCTGCCACCAGCACTGAGTTTCTGATACTTCCCGAACTCGGCATTGCCGCCGGACCCCAAAGCGTGATCACGTTCGAGGGTCCGACACGTTTGATGGCCAGAACCTACCAGTCCGGGCGATGGAGCGGGTTGGCGGAAATCGCGCTGGGCTTCGCGGTGCCGCGACTACGCATCACCGAGGTCATGTATCACCCCGCCAATCCTCCTTCCGGTTCCCCCTACCTCGAGGAGGATTTCGAGTTCATCGAGATTCAAAACGCGACCGAAGTCTGTCTGCCGCTGCGCGACGTTCGGGTTACCGGCGGAATTGATTTCACCTTTTCAAGCCGGGAGACCTACCTGGCACCGGGGGAATACGTGGTGCTGGCAAAGAATCGTACCGCCTTCGTCTCCCGCTACGGCGACTTGAAACTGCGCATGGCGAGTGGGTTTGAAGGCAAGCTCTCCAATGGCAGTGACAGCCTGACGTTACAGGACTCCACCGGCATCGTCCGGCACTCATTCACTTATGACGATGCCTGGCAGCCAACCACTGATGGCGGGGGCTACTCCCTGACGCTCCAGGATCCGTTCGCCGATCGGGTTGAGTGGTCCGATCCCAAGTATTGGAAGGCGAGTTCTTCCCGCGGAGGATCGCCGGGGCGGGATGATTCTGGAATCCTCCCTACCTGGGATGCGGACCGAGACACGCTTCCCGACCGCTGGGAGCAGGACTTCCTGGGCGGCTCGGTCGCTGAGGAGGACGACTCTGATGGTGATGGTTTCTCCAACCTGCACGAATATATCGTGGGGACCGATCCTGCGGATCCCGGTGAGCGCTTCCGGATCACCGTCGAGGCGGACCAGGGGATCGTGTGGGTCCACATCCCAACTCGACTCGCGAGCTCCAGATACCATCCCGGTCTCGTGCGCTTCTATGCCTTGGAAGAGCGTCAGGATCTTGAGGAATCGCAGTCCTCGTGGATGATCTCGTCGCAAATGGCGAAACAGCCGGCCACCGGAGGAATTCTCCAGCTCCAGATTCCCGGAGGGCTTGCTTCCAGTCGGTTTTTTCGCGCTCGGGTATGGCTGGACTGCCCGAATCCCTAGCGAAGTGTCTCACCCGATCGATTGACGTGAATGCGTCACTAGGATCGAGGCAGTGATCGACTACAGTGAATCCGCGTGCTGAAACTACGGGTGCATGAACATTTGAGATGATTTGGTTGATTGAACCCCCCTCGCCGAAACGCTCGAAGCGGCGCTCACTCCAGCGTGAGCCAATCCCCTGGCTAACCCGCTTCGAGAAGCTCGCCGAAGCCATCGAAGCCATCAGCCACGGCGAGATTCCCTCGCTCATCTTTCTGGCTCAGGCTCCGGCGCGGAGCGTTGCCACCGCGGTGCGCCGTTTACAAGCCGCAGCGCCGGGAGCATTCATCATCACATTGCGGGCGTGGGGCAAGGATGCAACCGTCAGCGCCTGCCTCCGGCGGCTTATTTTGGCGAGCACCATGCCCGTGGCTCCCACCACCCATCCGCCCGGGGACATCTACAAGATCTCGCACCGAGAACGGGAAGTCCTCCGGTGCATGGTGTCCGGCCTGATCAAGAAGGAGATCGCCGAGTTTCTATCCCTAAGTTATCACACCGTGGACAACCACGAGCGACACCTCTTTCACAAACTCAAGGTTCATACCAGGACCGCGGCCGTGGCCAAAGCGGTCATGGAAAAGCTCTGTTAGAACAACCCCTCCATGAAGCCTTCTTCGATAAGCTCCCCACCGACAACCAGCCTCTCGAACCGAGCAGCTGTCGCCCTGAACCGATCCGCCGTCCTCTTTGTGCTCGGAACACTAGCCTTGCTATGGCACGGCATACCGACAGCCGGGGCGGCCATCAGCCTGGCCTGCGCCAGGGACAATGACTTGTTCCGGACGCTCCGGGCCAGCGGGGCGTCCCCGACGCGCTACGATGACGCAGCCACGGCGGTCCGGAAGGCCCCGGTCGGCAGCGCCGTTCTGCTGCTGGCCGATAACTATCCGCGCGCGCCGCTGCAGGTAACCGAGGAGCTCTACGCGCAAGCCCGCCAGAAGCGGCTCCGCATGTTGGTGGAGTTCCCCTCGCTGATTCCGGGGATTCCTAGCACTAAGCCCCGCAAGACCGAGTGGGAACGTTTCGTCGTGAGTACGGATCAATGGGCTCCAGTGCTTCCCAAGCATCGCCTGTTGATGGCCCACGATTGCCACCTGGTTCCTGTCAGGGCGACGAACGCTTGGGTCGTCGTCGCCCGGGTTGCCGGTTACGATCAGGCCGTCTACGGCATCCCGCCACAGGCGGACCCCATCCTTTTTCCCATCGAGGACGGCTCCATCCTGATCGCCACCACAAAGCTCAGCAACTTCATTACCGGCCGGTACGCACCGACGCTGGAATGGACGGAGTTGTGGCACCGGATCCTCACCACTCTTACAAACGCGAAGATACCAAACCTTCGATGGCAACCGCTCGTCGCGGCCAGCTATGGTCCGACGGATCCGCTGCCATCACGGCTGGAGAAGGAGAGCTTCCGCCGCTCGGTGAGCTGGGTGGAGAACTCCCGTTTGCTGGTTTCTGAAGCTCGCTGGCCAGCGCTGTCCAACCTCATGATACGCGGGCTGGAACTGGGAGCGATGCCGGACTCGCCCGACCGCACCGCGGATGGGCGGCGTGGCATTCTCGAGGGGTATGGGTCGGCGATCGAGCATGACGGCGAGCAGCCTCAGCGGTTGCCGATTCGGGCTGATTGCCAGGCCGAATCGGCCATGGGATTGGCGCTCGACGGCCACCTCTATCGAAATCGTCGTCATTCCCAAATTGCATCGAACCTTCTCGATTTCCTGTACTTCACCTCCGATCTATGCGGCGGATCCCGCGGGGATCCTGAGCACCCGGCGTTTGGCCTGATCAGCTGGGGAAGCACCATGCCTACATGGATGGTTGCTAATTACGGGGACGATAACGCTCGGACGATGCTGGCCACGATTCTAACCGCGAGCGCGCTCAAGTCGAGCCGATGGGATGAGGCGCTGCTTCGCTCACTAGTAGCCAATGAGCGGACCACCGGAGAACTGGGCTTCCGGGGAGACCGGGTCGACATGGGCCCGCTCGAGGTCCACGGCTGGAGCCATTACCGAACCAGCCGGACCATCAACTACTCGCCGCATTTCGAAGCCTATAGCTGGGCCTGTTTCCTCTGGGCTTACGACCGCACCGGTGCCCGGGAGTTCCTCGATCGCACCAAGACCGCGATTCGTATGACCATGGAGGCTTTCCCGCACCAGTGGCGCTGGGATGACAATATGGAACGAGCCCACATGCTGCTGTGCTTGGCCTGGTTGGTACGCATCGAGGACACCCCAGAGCATCGCGCGTGGCTTCGCCGCGTCAGCCTGGATCTGATCTCCGTCCAACAACCGAACGGTGCCTTGCTGGAGAGGTTCCGAGCGACGAAGGGCAGCCACTACCAGATTCCGGCCTCCAACGAGGCTTACGGAACCGGCGAGACGCCGCTGCTTCACCATCCGGGCGATCCAGTGACGGATCAGCTTTACGTTGGAGGGTTCGCTCTCCTGGGACTACATGAGGCGGTGGCGGTTCTCCAGGACCCGGAGCTCCAGGCAGCCGAGGATCGGCTGGCGACTTTCCTGTGTCGGATCCAGATTCGGTCCCCGAAGCTCCCTTACCTGGATGGCACGTGGTTCCGCGCTTTCGATATCCAGCGCTGGGAAGCCTGGGCTAGTTCAGGCGATGCTGGATGGGGGGCGTGGTCGATCGAAGCCGGTTGGGCGCAAGCATGGACCACCGCGGTGCTGGGACTTCGATCCATGCAGACCACGCTGTGGGACCTTTCCCGCGACACTCGGATCAAGGACTGCCTGCCACGGGTGCGGGAGCAGATGTCCAGAAACCAAGGGGGACCTTGGAAGCCCCCGACCCCCGCACACACGGGGTCCGTGCCGCCCTCACAACCATGAGTTGGCAACAGCTCGATCTTTTCGTGGTGGTGGGTTACCTCGCGCTCATGCTGGGAATCGCACTCCGCTATCGCAAGTTCGCCAGCCAAAGCTTGGATAACTTTTTTCTCGGCGGGCGCAAGGTACGCGGGTGGATGAATGGGGTCTCCTATACCGCTGCTCTGATCAGCCCCGATGCCGCGACGGCTTACGGTGGGCTGGCCGCAACCACCGGCATCTTCATCTGTTGGTGGTATCTGAGCCGCTTCGGCCTCGCTCTCTTTATTGGGGCCATTCTCTTCGCCGTCTTCTGGCGTCGATTGAACTTGTTTACGAGCCTGGAGTTCTACGACCACCGATTTACGCCGCGAGTCGCCAACGCCATGCGCTTATGGATAGGCCTCCGGACCTCATTGATCGCTATGCCTGCCTGGACGGGCATCACGCTGCTGGCCTCCTACAAGATTCTCCAGCCGGCACTGGACCTCACCAAAACCCAGACGCTGGCCTTGCTTCTCCCGGTGTCGTTTCTCTACGTCCTCTTCGCGGGTTATCGCGGGGTGGTGCTGTCGAACCTCATTCAAATGGCGGTGTTCTTGGTTGGCACCCTGACTTTGGCCCTGCTAACCCAAATTCACTTGGGT
Coding sequences within:
- a CDS encoding response regulator transcription factor; the encoded protein is MIWLIEPPSPKRSKRRSLQREPIPWLTRFEKLAEAIEAISHGEIPSLIFLAQAPARSVATAVRRLQAAAPGAFIITLRAWGKDATVSACLRRLILASTMPVAPTTHPPGDIYKISHREREVLRCMVSGLIKKEIAEFLSLSYHTVDNHERHLFHKLKVHTRTAAVAKAVMEKLC
- a CDS encoding CotH kinase family protein, with protein sequence MRTLRCILCAIVSRFSLRFPDSQSTCLALLGIFALLPLPSPAQDIVISEVMAENRHGLIDGSGLRQDWLELENRSGTDLNLTGWHLTDDPRQLDKWTFPPRTLRAKERLVVFASGRNQTDAAGHLHTNFRLSSSGEYLALTRPDRSIASEFSPSFPEQLPDVAFGLGPTVSTRTVVSAGSSALALVHAQGVLPPDWTQPNYDASAWNANLARAGSGQIVISELALDSPRFVEIQNVSAASVNLEGWRLIINESATGDIDEVSTSRWILSGVLAPGGTDYRGDFPVPRAWGAPLGWSSEGPGWVMLLGPEHQVVDFVSWGYSTAQLQAFGILIEGQPIGGGRLVDSFDYRDSAGLTSVWTGPVLGGLRATNITFGITEGELQIRDIRDASASSGTAMTVFTRMLPTPLTGDFRATLSFSWDCPDPGFLGGLFLEAWRTGGILASGGWQDDNAAGPAGFGFRYGQIGGRSTFVSATGSSDPNLSPETMTGAQASSHRGNTLASSGALSILTASATPAKGSAILELSRRGRISRVRWMEPDRVWDLVELQNSNTNPLTSLRIAANHWRYQGAPFPVLSIDEVIVESDARGASVPWKGPSLAHSLANSGLSWQRVGDRDQDGAEDFVAQVRSPGSLNQNLQSKFAVPPVRLPLGYDRSLGGAPAPGTDVEPALWNRNASLLVRIPFEVTEDGMLASLLKVTHDAGFVAYINGREMARQNAPDLLNWNSTASGPAEMSRGLLSFESDLFGQQLALPKGTNVLAIHVLNETARDSTLWISAELEVARPTGGASALRYLPYPTPGSPNSVGSPGVSAEPSTSIPSGAYQDPLSVALSIPADGEIRYTLDGSAPTPRSALYRQPLLITDTTLLRARTFTPGLLPSRGIERTYVFVDSSMDSRESNVPLLLLSTGGRQIAGTADAQLTRIHAVGIDVQGTNRATWRSSPDFIGRAGLRVRGSSSANWPKQSYAFETQNADGEDESVALFGLPADSDWVLHASYLDRTLLRDSLAYELSRQIGRYAARTRPVEVYLNTNGRKVSAADYLGVYLLVERIKRSEERIPLQELGPLDNQEPEVTGGYLVKKDRLDPGDNGFLTLRADRLGFVDPEESALSGAQRAWISNYFRQFETVLYSAAYTNAETGYAQFIDVDAWIDHHLLIEMTFNIDGFYLSTHLQKERGGKLVIGPVWDFDRSMGNTTQIGADKPTGWYVDALNGFFGVGSTFYPWWPRLFQDPAFKQRSIDRWQQLRHGPFADTNIIAWIDRLAQERLEAQERNFAKWPVLAQPLDVSPLGFPTYAQHVAHLKSWMAARLAWIDSQFLPLPRFGAARPDPEGRITVRLDVPNLPSLDSSLQLYYTTNGLDPRSPAGGIEVSAVAAPAPPSTPVVLPEAPLRFLIPTTTNGGSLLGTNWVWPGFDDQNWTSGTTGAGYDRLGVFTPLIRTDLNAQMFGVNRSAFLRIPFSVPSPIPAGQLFLRMKYDDGYVAFLNGGRVSLRSAPATVNWNSGASANRPKSAATVYEDTNLGSAESWLRPGENLLAVQGLNDAATSTEFLILPELGIAAGPQSVITFEGPTRLMARTYQSGRWSGLAEIALGFAVPRLRITEVMYHPANPPSGSPYLEEDFEFIEIQNATEVCLPLRDVRVTGGIDFTFSSRETYLAPGEYVVLAKNRTAFVSRYGDLKLRMASGFEGKLSNGSDSLTLQDSTGIVRHSFTYDDAWQPTTDGGGYSLTLQDPFADRVEWSDPKYWKASSSRGGSPGRDDSGILPTWDADRDTLPDRWEQDFLGGSVAEEDDSDGDGFSNLHEYIVGTDPADPGERFRITVEADQGIVWVHIPTRLASSRYHPGLVRFYALEERQDLEESQSSWMISSQMAKQPATGGILQLQIPGGLASSRFFRARVWLDCPNP